A window from Streptomyces subrutilus encodes these proteins:
- a CDS encoding LacI family DNA-binding transcriptional regulator — translation MAKVTRDDVARLAGTSTAVVSYVINNGPRPVAPATRERVLAAIKDLGYRPDRVAQAMASRRTDLIGMIVPDARQPFFAEMAHAVEQAAAERGKMVLVGNSDYRDEREVHYLRAFLGMRVSGLILVSQGMSERAASEIEAWDARIVLLHERPEAIDDVAVVTDDIGGAQLATRHLLEHGHPYVACLGGVENTPEVGDPVADHVEGWRRAMLESGRSVEGRLFQAPYNRYDAYQVALEVLSGPDRPPAIFCATDDQAIGVLRAARELRIDVPGELAVAGFDDVKEAALTDPPLTTVASDRPAMARAAVDLVLDDGLRVSGSRRERLKQFPSALVIRRSCGCR, via the coding sequence GTGGCCAAGGTGACGCGGGATGACGTGGCGCGACTTGCGGGTACCTCTACCGCCGTCGTGAGCTACGTCATCAACAACGGACCCCGGCCGGTCGCCCCGGCCACGCGCGAGCGTGTCCTCGCCGCGATCAAGGACCTGGGCTACCGCCCGGACCGGGTCGCCCAGGCGATGGCCTCACGGCGCACCGACCTCATAGGCATGATCGTCCCGGACGCCCGGCAGCCGTTCTTCGCGGAGATGGCGCACGCGGTCGAACAGGCGGCCGCCGAGCGCGGGAAGATGGTGCTGGTCGGCAACTCGGACTACCGCGACGAGCGCGAGGTGCACTACCTCCGGGCCTTCCTCGGCATGCGGGTCTCGGGCCTGATCCTGGTCAGCCAGGGCATGAGCGAGCGCGCCGCGTCGGAGATCGAGGCCTGGGACGCGCGGATCGTGCTGCTGCACGAGCGGCCCGAGGCGATCGACGACGTCGCGGTGGTCACCGACGACATCGGCGGCGCCCAGCTGGCCACCCGCCACCTGCTGGAGCACGGCCACCCGTACGTCGCCTGCCTGGGCGGCGTGGAGAACACCCCCGAGGTCGGCGACCCGGTGGCCGACCACGTCGAGGGCTGGCGGCGGGCCATGCTGGAGTCGGGCCGCTCGGTCGAGGGCCGGCTCTTCCAGGCCCCGTACAACCGTTACGACGCCTACCAGGTGGCCCTGGAGGTCCTCTCCGGGCCGGACCGGCCGCCGGCCATCTTCTGCGCGACCGACGACCAGGCCATCGGCGTGCTGCGGGCCGCCCGCGAGCTGCGCATCGACGTGCCCGGCGAGCTGGCCGTGGCCGGGTTCGACGACGTCAAGGAGGCGGCCCTGACGGACCCGCCGCTGACGACGGTCGCCTCGGACCGCCCGGCGATGGCCCGCGCGGCGGTGGACCTCGTCCTGGACGACGGGCTGCGGGTGAGCGGCTCGCGGCGCGAGCGCCTGAAGCAGTTCCCCTCCGCCCTGGTGATCCGGCGCTCCTGCGGCTGCCGCTAG
- a CDS encoding MoaD/ThiS family protein: MATGTIRYWAAAKAAARTAEEPYSARTLAEALDAVRERHPGELARVLLRCSFLVNEEPVGKRPHDAVELTDGGTVEVLPPFAGG; this comes from the coding sequence GTGGCAACCGGAACCATCCGCTACTGGGCGGCGGCCAAGGCCGCGGCCAGGACGGCGGAGGAGCCGTACTCGGCGCGCACGCTGGCCGAGGCGCTCGACGCCGTGCGGGAACGCCACCCCGGGGAACTGGCCCGGGTCCTGCTGCGCTGCTCCTTCCTGGTGAACGAAGAGCCCGTGGGCAAGCGCCCGCACGATGCCGTCGAGCTGACGGACGGGGGCACCGTCGAGGTGCTCCCGCCGTTCGCGGGCGGGTGA
- a CDS encoding DUF3099 domain-containing protein: MYARRRRAYFLLMGGCLLLFVSAWAFVRLWSVPAAVAMCVVAMVIPPVAAMVANRRGPDDRWWDDPSGDPKSDEWWDELDGKRRRDD, translated from the coding sequence ATGTACGCCCGGCGCCGGCGCGCCTACTTCCTGCTCATGGGCGGATGCCTGCTCCTCTTCGTCTCCGCCTGGGCCTTCGTGCGCCTGTGGTCGGTGCCGGCCGCGGTGGCGATGTGCGTCGTGGCCATGGTCATCCCGCCGGTCGCCGCGATGGTCGCCAACCGGCGCGGACCGGACGACCGCTGGTGGGACGACCCGTCGGGGGACCCCAAGTCCGACGAGTGGTGGGACGAACTGGACGGAAAGCGTCGCCGTGACGACTGA
- a CDS encoding GNAT family N-acetyltransferase, giving the protein MSADVRPIAASELPDWLRTVNTGFLTASGVTQSDVAQRREHTDLARTQGAFDTGTGRCVGALRSFAQRLTVPGGADVAASAVTNVGVLPTHRRQGLLTRMMAAELTAARDRGDVLSTLIAAEYPIYGRYGYGPAASLREWEIDVPRTGLDPRRPVPADGGRIELVDAAQARLIGPGLHERLRAVTHGAVDRDARWWSLATGLESVSHRPYQEKFFAVHRTADGEPAGLVAYRADGHWTDAKVPLNTVQVTDLIALTPESERALWHFLCSIDWVLKVRTGPRAPDDLVDQLLPDPRAARTVTAADFLWVRLLDVVRALEARTYAVPGELVLEVTDAAGLADGRYRLTAGAGGDTGSGAARCERTDAPAGLRLDVSALGSLYLGDESAVRLAALGRITELRPGAVALADVLLRTARRPWCPDVF; this is encoded by the coding sequence ATGAGCGCTGACGTCAGGCCGATCGCCGCATCCGAACTCCCCGACTGGCTGCGGACCGTGAACACGGGGTTCCTCACCGCCTCGGGGGTGACGCAATCCGATGTCGCCCAGCGCCGCGAGCACACCGATCTCGCGCGCACCCAGGGGGCGTTCGACACCGGTACGGGCCGCTGCGTCGGGGCGCTGCGCTCCTTCGCACAGCGGCTCACCGTGCCCGGCGGGGCCGACGTCGCCGCGAGCGCCGTCACCAACGTCGGCGTCCTGCCGACCCACCGCCGCCAGGGCCTGCTGACCCGGATGATGGCGGCCGAACTCACCGCCGCCCGGGACCGCGGCGACGTCCTGTCCACGCTGATCGCCGCCGAGTACCCGATCTACGGGCGGTACGGGTACGGGCCCGCCGCCTCCCTCCGCGAGTGGGAGATCGACGTGCCGCGCACCGGCCTCGACCCGCGCCGGCCGGTGCCCGCGGACGGCGGGCGGATCGAACTGGTCGACGCCGCCCAGGCCCGGCTGATCGGGCCCGGGCTGCACGAGCGGCTGCGGGCGGTCACGCACGGCGCGGTGGACCGCGACGCGCGTTGGTGGAGCCTGGCGACCGGCCTGGAGTCCGTCTCCCACCGCCCGTACCAGGAGAAGTTCTTCGCGGTCCACCGGACGGCCGACGGCGAACCGGCCGGACTGGTCGCCTACCGGGCCGACGGCCACTGGACGGACGCCAAGGTCCCGCTGAACACCGTGCAGGTCACCGATCTGATCGCGCTGACCCCGGAGTCGGAGCGGGCGCTGTGGCACTTCCTGTGCTCCATCGACTGGGTGCTCAAGGTGCGCACCGGCCCCCGGGCCCCCGACGACCTCGTCGACCAGCTGCTGCCCGATCCGCGCGCGGCCAGGACCGTGACCGCCGCCGACTTCCTGTGGGTGCGGCTGCTGGACGTCGTACGGGCGCTGGAGGCGCGCACGTACGCGGTGCCCGGGGAGCTCGTCCTGGAGGTCACGGACGCGGCGGGCCTGGCCGACGGCCGCTACCGGCTGACGGCGGGCGCCGGCGGGGACACCGGCTCCGGCGCGGCCCGCTGCGAACGCACCGACGCCCCGGCCGGCCTGCGGCTGGACGTGTCGGCGCTCGGTTCGCTCTACCTCGGCGACGAGTCCGCGGTGCGGCTGGCCGCGCTCGGCCGGATCACCGAGCTGCGGCCGGGCGCGGTCGCGCTGGCCGACGTGCTGCTGCGCACCGCGCGCCGGCCGTGGTGCCCGGACGTCTTCTGA
- a CDS encoding putative protein N(5)-glutamine methyltransferase, giving the protein MTRSRSLVERLRAAGCVFAEEEADLLVGAARDDGHLAELLARRVAGEPLEHVVGWAEFCGLRLEVGAGAFVPRRRTEFLVREAVDAARPGAVVLDLCCGVGALGAAVASLVPGGVELHAADIDPVALAYARRNVAAYGGAVWEGDLYAALPARLRGRVDLLVVNAPYVPTGEIALMPSEARDHEPAVSLDGGADGLAVHRRVAAGALPWLAPGGRLFVETSARQSPVTASALTSAGLAVRVATSEELYATVAIGTAPER; this is encoded by the coding sequence ATGACGCGTTCGAGGTCACTGGTGGAGCGGCTGCGCGCCGCGGGCTGCGTCTTCGCGGAGGAGGAGGCGGACCTGCTCGTGGGGGCCGCCCGGGACGACGGGCACCTGGCGGAGCTGCTGGCCCGCCGGGTCGCGGGCGAACCCCTGGAACACGTCGTGGGGTGGGCGGAGTTCTGCGGACTGCGCCTGGAGGTGGGCGCGGGGGCCTTCGTGCCCCGCCGGCGCACCGAGTTCCTGGTGCGGGAGGCGGTGGACGCGGCCCGGCCGGGCGCGGTGGTGCTGGACCTGTGCTGCGGGGTGGGCGCCCTGGGCGCGGCCGTGGCCTCCCTGGTGCCGGGCGGGGTGGAGCTGCACGCGGCGGACATCGACCCGGTGGCGCTCGCGTACGCGCGGCGCAACGTGGCCGCGTACGGCGGCGCGGTGTGGGAGGGCGACCTGTACGCGGCGCTGCCGGCGCGGCTGCGGGGACGGGTGGACCTGCTGGTGGTGAACGCCCCGTACGTCCCGACCGGGGAGATCGCGCTGATGCCCTCGGAGGCCCGCGACCACGAACCGGCCGTCTCCCTGGACGGCGGCGCGGACGGCCTGGCCGTGCACCGCCGGGTCGCGGCGGGCGCCCTGCCGTGGCTGGCCCCGGGCGGCCGCCTCTTCGTCGAGACGAGCGCCCGCCAGTCCCCGGTGACGGCCTCGGCCCTGACCTCGGCGGGCCTGGCGGTACGGGTGGCGACCTCGGAGGAGCTGTACGCGACGGTGGCGATCGGCACGGCCCCGGAGCGCTGA
- a CDS encoding YgfZ/GcvT domain-containing protein — protein MTSSPLLHLPGAVQAEGRDEGVAAHYGELYGEQRALGDGRGFVDLSHRGVVTVSGPERLSWLHLLLTQHLTELPAGQATEALILSANGHIEHALYLVDDGETTWAHVEPGTQAELIAYLESMKFFYRVEVADRTGEFAVVHLPAGSIAEVAGGHAVRETAHGRDVFLPRTALEDFAAAHGPAAGLLAYEALRVEAHRPRLGLETDHRTIPHELGWIGTAVHLQKGCYRGQETVARVHNLGKPPRRLVFLHLDGSEVLLPAHGTPVRLAADGGEGRQLGFVTTAVRHHELGPIALALVKRNVPVDAPLLAGNTAAAQEVVVAP, from the coding sequence ATGACCAGCAGCCCTTTGCTCCACCTCCCCGGCGCCGTGCAGGCCGAAGGCCGCGACGAGGGCGTCGCCGCCCATTACGGCGAGCTGTACGGCGAACAACGGGCCCTCGGCGACGGCCGCGGCTTCGTGGACCTCTCGCACCGCGGGGTCGTCACCGTCAGCGGACCCGAGCGGCTGAGCTGGCTGCACCTGCTGCTCACCCAGCACCTCACCGAGCTGCCCGCCGGCCAGGCCACCGAGGCGCTGATCCTCTCCGCCAACGGGCACATCGAGCACGCGCTCTACCTCGTCGACGACGGCGAGACCACCTGGGCGCACGTGGAGCCCGGCACCCAGGCGGAGCTGATCGCCTACCTGGAGTCGATGAAGTTCTTCTACCGCGTGGAAGTCGCCGACCGCACCGGGGAGTTCGCGGTCGTCCACCTGCCCGCCGGCTCCATCGCGGAGGTCGCCGGGGGCCACGCCGTACGGGAGACCGCCCACGGCCGCGACGTCTTCCTGCCCCGCACCGCGCTGGAGGACTTCGCCGCGGCCCACGGCCCGGCCGCCGGCCTCCTCGCGTACGAGGCGCTGCGCGTCGAGGCCCACCGGCCGCGGCTCGGCCTGGAGACCGACCACCGCACCATCCCGCACGAGCTGGGCTGGATCGGCACCGCCGTGCACCTGCAGAAGGGGTGCTACCGCGGCCAGGAGACCGTCGCCCGCGTCCACAACCTGGGCAAGCCCCCCCGCCGCCTGGTCTTCCTGCACCTGGACGGCTCCGAGGTGCTGCTCCCGGCGCACGGCACGCCCGTCCGGCTGGCCGCGGACGGCGGCGAGGGGCGCCAGCTCGGCTTCGTCACCACCGCGGTCCGCCACCACGAGCTCGGCCCGATCGCGCTCGCCCTGGTCAAGCGGAACGTTCCCGTGGACGCGCCGCTGCTCGCCGGGAACACGGCCGCCGCACAGGAGGTCGTCGTCGCCCCCTAG
- a CDS encoding DUF1416 domain-containing protein, which produces MCGAQIGGPDLATLKPGETAIQGQITQGGEPVSGYVRLLDSTGEFTAEVPTSATGQFRFYAATGSWTLRALVPGGQADRAVVVAEAGGVTDVAIAV; this is translated from the coding sequence ATGTGTGGAGCACAGATCGGCGGGCCCGACCTCGCAACGCTCAAGCCCGGTGAGACCGCGATCCAGGGTCAGATCACCCAGGGCGGCGAGCCGGTGTCCGGCTACGTCCGGCTGCTGGACTCGACCGGCGAGTTCACCGCCGAGGTCCCGACCTCGGCGACCGGCCAGTTCCGCTTCTACGCCGCCACCGGTTCCTGGACGCTGCGGGCGCTCGTCCCGGGCGGCCAGGCGGACCGCGCGGTCGTGGTCGCCGAGGCCGGCGGCGTGACGGACGTGGCGATCGCGGTCTGA
- a CDS encoding VOC family protein, translating into MTIKLSQCFIAVDDHDKALAFYRDVLGMEVRNDVGFEGMRWVTVGSPEQPDVEIVLEPPLANPNASPADKQAMAELLAKGMLRGVIFSTDDCDATFERIRAAGGEVLQEPSDQPYGVRDCAFRDPAGNMLRFNQPRSTR; encoded by the coding sequence ATGACCATCAAGCTCTCCCAGTGCTTCATCGCCGTCGACGACCACGACAAGGCGCTCGCCTTCTACCGGGACGTCCTCGGCATGGAGGTCCGCAACGACGTCGGGTTCGAGGGGATGCGGTGGGTGACCGTCGGCTCGCCCGAGCAGCCCGACGTGGAGATCGTCCTCGAACCGCCGCTCGCCAACCCGAACGCCTCGCCCGCGGACAAGCAGGCCATGGCCGAACTGCTGGCCAAGGGCATGCTGCGCGGCGTGATCTTCTCCACCGACGACTGCGACGCCACCTTCGAACGCATCCGCGCGGCGGGCGGCGAGGTGCTCCAGGAGCCCAGCGACCAGCCGTACGGCGTCCGCGACTGCGCCTTCCGCGACCCGGCGGGCAACATGCTCCGCTTCAACCAGCCGCGCAGCACGCGCTGA
- a CDS encoding FABP family protein — protein MIQIPSDLNPGLVPLAFLLGTWEGAGVFDFPGEEKCNFGQEVVFGHDGRDFLEYASHTWVLDAEGNKVRPLESESGYWRIDEDRKVEIVMVRDQGVVEVWYGELADQKPQIDVVTDAVARTAASGPYSGGKRLYGYVKSDLMWVGEKATPEVELRPYMSAQLKKVVSPEEVAEMARNLPDMPDDGIAFFR, from the coding sequence ATGATCCAGATCCCGTCCGACCTGAACCCGGGCCTCGTGCCCCTCGCCTTCCTCCTCGGCACCTGGGAGGGCGCGGGCGTCTTCGACTTCCCGGGCGAGGAGAAGTGCAACTTCGGCCAGGAGGTCGTCTTCGGCCACGACGGCCGGGACTTCCTGGAGTACGCCTCCCACACCTGGGTCCTCGACGCCGAGGGCAACAAGGTGCGGCCCCTGGAGTCCGAATCCGGCTACTGGCGCATCGACGAGGACCGCAAGGTCGAGATCGTCATGGTCCGCGACCAGGGTGTCGTCGAGGTCTGGTACGGCGAGCTCGCCGACCAGAAGCCCCAGATCGACGTGGTCACCGACGCCGTCGCCCGTACCGCGGCCTCCGGCCCGTACAGCGGTGGCAAGCGGCTCTACGGCTACGTGAAGAGCGACCTGATGTGGGTCGGCGAGAAGGCCACCCCCGAGGTGGAGCTGCGGCCGTACATGTCGGCGCAGCTGAAGAAGGTCGTCTCGCCCGAGGAGGTCGCCGAGATGGCGCGCAACCTCCCGGACATGCCGGACGACGGCATCGCCTTCTTCCGCTGA
- a CDS encoding sulfurtransferase has protein sequence MSRSDVLVDADWVEAHLNDDHVVIVEVDEDTSAYDKNHITNAVRIDWKTDLQDPVRRDFVDQEGFEKLLSAKGISNDDTVVLYGGNNNWFASYAYWYFKLYGHQDVKLLDGGRKKWELDSRDLVDGKNVPNRPATTYKAKAQDTSIRAFRDDVVAAIGSLNLVDVRSPDEFSGKLLAPAHLPQEQSQRPGHVPSARNIPWSKNANDDGTFKSDDELTALYEAEQVDLAKDTIAYCRIGERSALTWFVLHELLGQENVKNYDGSWTEYGSLVGVPIELGPAK, from the coding sequence ATGAGCCGCAGCGACGTCCTCGTAGACGCCGACTGGGTCGAGGCCCACCTGAACGACGACCACGTCGTGATCGTCGAGGTGGACGAGGACACGTCCGCGTACGACAAGAACCACATCACCAACGCCGTCCGGATCGACTGGAAGACCGACCTCCAGGACCCGGTCCGCCGCGACTTCGTGGACCAGGAGGGCTTCGAGAAGCTCCTCTCCGCCAAGGGCATCTCCAACGACGACACCGTCGTCCTGTACGGCGGCAACAACAACTGGTTCGCGTCGTACGCCTACTGGTACTTCAAGCTCTACGGCCACCAGGACGTGAAGCTCCTCGACGGCGGCCGCAAGAAGTGGGAGCTCGACTCCCGCGACCTGGTCGACGGCAAGAACGTCCCGAACCGCCCGGCCACCACGTACAAGGCCAAGGCCCAGGACACCTCGATCCGCGCCTTCCGCGACGACGTCGTGGCCGCGATCGGCTCCCTGAACCTGGTCGACGTCCGCTCGCCCGACGAGTTCTCCGGCAAGCTCCTCGCCCCGGCGCACCTTCCGCAGGAGCAGTCGCAGCGCCCCGGCCACGTGCCGAGCGCCCGCAACATCCCGTGGTCGAAGAACGCCAACGACGACGGCACCTTCAAGTCGGACGACGAGCTGACGGCCCTCTACGAGGCCGAGCAGGTCGACCTGGCGAAGGACACCATCGCGTACTGCCGCATCGGTGAGCGCTCCGCGCTCACCTGGTTCGTGCTGCACGAGCTCCTCGGCCAGGAGAACGTCAAGAACTACGACGGCTCGTGGACCGAGTACGGCTCGCTGGTCGGCGTGCCGATCGAGCTCGGCCCCGCCAAGTAA
- a CDS encoding AmfC protein: MNTSGTSVPASPAAISAAVRPPAQRTADTPPPGTPTTALGLPELRALRRDAQRDEADLSYVRRLLQGRIDILRAELARRTDPEVPVVDRLSEILADAPSSRSASARHVTLGTPHSEEYRVLAAEMLSDVELSDLDARTDAELHDGLGRLVRYEQQVSRRRQQLQRTADDCSAEITRRYREGEAQVDDLLA, from the coding sequence ATGAATACTTCTGGTACCTCCGTACCTGCATCACCGGCTGCCATCTCCGCCGCGGTCCGACCGCCCGCGCAGCGCACCGCCGACACCCCGCCGCCGGGGACGCCGACCACCGCGCTGGGCCTGCCCGAGCTGCGGGCCCTGCGCCGCGACGCGCAGCGCGACGAGGCCGACCTCAGCTACGTGCGCCGCCTGCTCCAGGGCCGCATCGACATCCTGCGGGCCGAGCTGGCCCGGCGCACCGACCCCGAGGTCCCGGTCGTGGACCGGCTCTCGGAGATCCTCGCCGACGCCCCCTCCAGCCGCAGCGCCTCCGCCCGGCACGTGACGCTCGGCACCCCGCACAGCGAGGAGTACCGGGTGCTGGCGGCCGAGATGCTGTCCGACGTGGAGCTCTCGGACCTGGACGCCCGCACCGACGCCGAACTGCACGACGGGCTGGGCAGACTGGTCCGCTACGAGCAGCAGGTCTCGCGGCGCCGACAGCAGCTCCAGCGCACGGCGGACGACTGCAGCGCGGAGATCACCCGCCGCTACCGCGAGGGCGAGGCCCAGGTGGACGACCTGCTGGCCTGA
- a CDS encoding helix-turn-helix domain-containing protein gives MMLEDLVRLRRARDAMDRDYAEPLDVPALARVALMSPGHFSRSFRAAFGETPYGYLMTRRVERAKALLRRGDLSVTEVCFAVGCTSLGSFSSRFTELVGETPSAYRARGHETGAAIPACVAKILTRPVRNGEAKTAART, from the coding sequence GTGATGCTGGAAGACCTCGTACGGCTGCGCCGGGCCCGGGACGCGATGGACCGCGACTACGCGGAGCCCCTCGACGTGCCCGCGCTGGCGCGGGTCGCCCTGATGTCGCCCGGTCACTTCTCGCGCAGCTTCCGGGCCGCCTTCGGCGAGACCCCGTACGGCTACCTGATGACCCGCCGCGTCGAGCGGGCCAAGGCGCTGCTGCGGCGGGGCGACCTGAGCGTCACCGAGGTGTGCTTCGCCGTGGGCTGCACCTCGCTGGGGTCGTTCAGCTCGCGCTTCACCGAGCTGGTCGGCGAGACCCCGAGCGCCTACCGGGCCCGCGGGCACGAGACGGGCGCGGCCATCCCGGCCTGCGTCGCGAAGATCCTCACGCGCCCGGTCAGGAACGGAGAAGCGAAAACCGCCGCCCGGACGTAG
- a CDS encoding Fur family transcriptional regulator: MRQRGYRLTPQRQLVLEAVDHLEHATPDEILGEVRKTASGVNISTVYRTLELLEELGLVSHAHLGHGAPTYHLADRHHHIHLVCRDCADVIEADVDVAAEFTAKLRTTFGFETDMKHFAIFGLCKKCAAEHRAADA; this comes from the coding sequence CTGCGCCAGCGCGGGTACCGGCTGACCCCGCAGCGCCAGCTGGTGCTGGAGGCCGTCGACCACCTGGAGCACGCCACCCCGGACGAGATCCTCGGCGAGGTGCGCAAGACCGCCTCCGGCGTGAACATCTCCACCGTCTACCGGACCCTGGAGCTCCTGGAGGAGCTCGGGCTGGTCTCGCACGCCCACCTCGGCCACGGCGCCCCCACCTACCACCTCGCCGACCGGCACCACCACATCCACCTGGTCTGCCGCGACTGCGCCGACGTCATCGAGGCGGACGTGGACGTCGCCGCCGAATTCACCGCGAAGCTCCGCACCACCTTCGGCTTCGAGACCGACATGAAGCACTTCGCGATCTTCGGCCTCTGCAAGAAGTGCGCGGCCGAACACCGGGCCGCCGACGCCTAG
- a CDS encoding DUF2993 domain-containing protein, with product MRALRVVVVIGIVLGALFVGADRWAVGYAENRLADRIQARQGLAGTSEVEIHGFPFLTQALSHDLDRVDLRLRGVEAMAEGRKTRLSEVDASFRGVELNGDYSGGTARRAEGTALLTYADLTAASQTGATLGYGGAPGKIKVTVGVEILGRTLSRSVVSTVTLEDAPGAADGGPGGKVVRVRADEVPGEGIPGIEGLVRKKTDFDRRLDAGLPSGLGLSALTSDQTGVHLTLSGTNVVLAGS from the coding sequence GTGCGCGCTCTGCGTGTCGTGGTGGTCATCGGGATCGTGCTGGGGGCGCTCTTCGTGGGCGCGGACCGCTGGGCGGTCGGCTACGCCGAGAACCGGCTGGCCGACCGCATCCAGGCCCGCCAGGGGCTGGCCGGGACCTCCGAGGTGGAGATCCACGGGTTCCCGTTCCTCACCCAGGCCCTGAGCCACGACCTGGACCGGGTGGACCTGAGGCTGCGCGGCGTCGAGGCGATGGCGGAGGGCCGCAAGACCCGGCTCTCCGAGGTCGACGCGAGCTTCCGCGGGGTGGAGCTGAACGGGGACTACAGCGGCGGCACCGCGCGGCGCGCCGAGGGCACCGCCCTCCTCACGTACGCCGACCTGACGGCGGCCTCGCAGACCGGCGCGACGCTGGGCTACGGCGGCGCGCCGGGCAAGATCAAGGTCACCGTCGGGGTGGAGATCCTCGGCCGGACGCTGAGCCGCAGCGTGGTCTCCACCGTGACGCTGGAGGACGCGCCGGGCGCGGCGGACGGCGGCCCCGGCGGCAAGGTGGTCCGGGTGCGCGCGGACGAGGTGCCGGGAGAGGGCATCCCCGGGATCGAGGGCCTGGTGCGCAAGAAGACCGACTTCGACCGCCGGCTCGACGCCGGTCTGCCGTCCGGTCTGGGCCTGTCGGCCCTGACCTCGGACCAGACGGGCGTGCACCTCACGCTGAGCGGCACGAACGTGGTGCTGGCCGGATCGTGA
- the dtd gene encoding D-aminoacyl-tRNA deacylase, producing MRAVVQRVDGASVVVAGETVGEIVGEGLCVLVGVTHDDTPEKAALLARKLWSVRVLEAEKSCSDVDAPLLVISQFTLYGDARKGRRPTWNAAAPGPVAEPLVDEVVAQLRALGATVATGRFGADMRVSLTNHGPFTVVIDI from the coding sequence ATGCGAGCTGTGGTGCAGAGGGTGGACGGCGCGAGCGTCGTGGTGGCCGGCGAGACCGTGGGCGAGATCGTCGGCGAGGGGTTGTGCGTGCTGGTGGGGGTGACCCACGACGACACCCCGGAGAAGGCGGCGCTGCTGGCGCGCAAGCTGTGGTCCGTGCGCGTCCTGGAGGCCGAGAAGTCCTGTAGCGACGTGGACGCACCGCTGCTGGTGATCTCCCAGTTCACGCTGTACGGAGACGCCCGCAAGGGCCGCCGCCCCACCTGGAACGCGGCCGCGCCCGGCCCGGTGGCCGAGCCGCTGGTCGACGAGGTGGTGGCGCAGCTGCGGGCGCTGGGTGCGACGGTGGCGACGGGCCGGTTCGGTGCGGACATGCGGGTCTCGCTCACCAACCACGGCCCGTTCACCGTCGTCATCGACATCTGA
- a CDS encoding putative leader peptide: MKHQQADLTKRRAVDLCRVAAMLCRSI; the protein is encoded by the coding sequence ATGAAGCATCAGCAGGCGGACCTCACGAAGCGGCGGGCAGTAGACCTGTGTCGCGTCGCCGCCATGCTCTGTCGGTCCATCTGA
- a CDS encoding response regulator transcription factor, producing MSSLLLLTNALQPSTEVLPALGLLLHNVRVAPAEGPALVDTPGADVILVDGRRDLPQVRSLCQLLRSTGPGCPLILVVTEGGLAAVTADWGIDDVLLDTAGPAEVEARLRLATGRRQLGSDDSPMEIRNGDLSVDEATYSAKLKGRVLDLTFKEFELLKYLAQHPGRVFTRAQLLQEVWGYDYFGGTRTVDVHVRRLRAKLGPEHESLIGTVRNVGYRFVTPEKVERAAAEAAAQAAAQAAARSAVQSASRPGGQAPDAGGAGLGRPARDAVGGHSAGRPAQR from the coding sequence GTGAGCTCCCTCCTGCTCCTGACGAACGCCCTCCAGCCCTCGACCGAGGTGCTGCCCGCCCTCGGTCTGCTCCTGCACAACGTCCGGGTGGCGCCGGCCGAGGGCCCCGCCCTCGTGGACACACCCGGGGCCGACGTCATCCTGGTGGACGGCCGGCGCGACCTGCCGCAGGTGCGCTCGCTGTGCCAGCTGCTGCGCTCCACCGGGCCCGGCTGCCCGCTGATCCTCGTCGTCACCGAGGGCGGCCTCGCGGCCGTCACGGCGGACTGGGGCATCGACGACGTGCTGCTGGACACGGCCGGCCCCGCCGAGGTCGAGGCGCGGCTGCGGCTGGCCACCGGCCGCCGGCAGCTGGGTTCGGACGACTCCCCGATGGAGATCCGCAACGGCGACCTGTCGGTCGACGAGGCGACGTACTCCGCCAAGCTGAAGGGACGGGTCCTGGACCTGACCTTCAAGGAGTTCGAGCTGCTGAAGTACCTGGCGCAGCACCCGGGCCGGGTCTTCACCCGCGCCCAGCTCCTCCAGGAGGTCTGGGGCTACGACTACTTCGGCGGCACCCGGACCGTTGACGTCCACGTACGGCGGCTGCGGGCCAAGCTGGGCCCCGAGCACGAGTCGTTGATCGGTACGGTCCGCAACGTCGGCTACCGCTTCGTGACGCCGGAGAAGGTGGAGCGGGCGGCGGCGGAGGCCGCGGCCCAGGCGGCCGCCCAGGCGGCGGCCCGCAGCGCCGTCCAGAGCGCCTCCCGGCCCGGCGGGCAGGCGCCCGACGCGGGCGGTGCGGGGCTCGGCCGCCCGGCACGGGACGCCGTCGGCGGCCACTCGGCGGGACGGCCTGCCCAGAGGTAG